One part of the Gossypium raimondii isolate GPD5lz chromosome 1, ASM2569854v1, whole genome shotgun sequence genome encodes these proteins:
- the LOC105773659 gene encoding metacaspase-1 isoform X1: MAIKIVCLRCRQKLTAPAYAEKITCPQCGELNPIIKKPSPATSREQGKIIPPLIGKSMEKLRKLLLGNTQRLSGSSGSSSSPPSKLCALDHSGNQLPAKKRAVLCGVSYKKWKHKLKGTINDVMNMKTLLTQTYGFLERNILVLTEEESDTRLIPTKANIENCLKWLVNGCQKGDSLVFYYSGHGLRQPDFNQDELDGFDETICPVDFLREGMIVDNDIYATIVKPLSEGVTLHAIVDACHSGTILDLEHVYEIRDKGKWIDNRPPSGVRKKTSGGIAYSISACEDNQAAADTSALNPNTMNGAMTYILLDVVRGNPDITYGDLLDQIETRIEDANQQGCFGGSRILSKLFGPNLSQKPLLSASEEFPVYERKFKL; encoded by the exons ATGGCAATCAAAATCGTGTGCCTCCGTTGCCGGCAAAAGCTAACGGCGCCGGCCTATGCCGAGAAAATTACTTGCCCACAATGCGGCGAGCTCAATCCAATTATAAAGAAACCGTCGCCGGCGACTTCCCGAGAGCAGGGGAAGATAATTCCGCCGTTGATAGGCAAATCTATGGAGAAACTGAGGAAATTACTGCTCGGTAACACCCAGAGACTTTCGGGTTCATCGGGGTCATCATCCTCGCCGCCGTCCAAGCTTTGCGCTTTGGACCACTCCGGCAACCAACTGCCGGCGAAGAAACGAGCGGTGCTTTGTGGCGTGAGTTACAAGAAATGGAAGCATAAGCTTAAAGGGACCATTAACGATGTGATGAACATGAAAACTTTATTGACTCAAACGTACGGATTTCTAGAGCGAAATATTTTAGTGCTCACAg AGGAAGAATCAGACACTCGACTGATTCCAACGAAGGCTAACATCGAGAACTGCTTGAAATGGCTGGTGAACGGTTGTCAGAAGGGAGATTCATTGGTTTTCTATTACTCCGGTCACGGGTTACGACAACCTGATTTCAACCAAGATGAACTTGATGGGTTCGACGAAACCATTTGCCCTGTTGATTTCCTTAGAGAAGGAATGATTGTCGACAATGACATTTACGCCACCATTGTTAAGCCATTATCGGAAGGTGTTACGCTTCACGCCATTGTTGATGCTTGCCATAGCGGAACCATTCTTGATCTAGAGCATGTCTATGAAATTAGAGACAA GGGAAAATGGATTGATAATCGTCCTCCATCAGGCGTGAGAAAAAAAACAAGTGGTGGCATAGCGTATTCTATAAGTGCTTGCGAAGATAATCAAGCTGCTGCGGATACATCT GCTTTAAATCCAAATACAATGAATGGAGCAATGACATATATTTTACTAGATGTTGTGAGAGGCAACCCAGATATAACATATGGAGACCTACTTGACCAAATTGAGACGAGAATTGAAGATGCCAACCAACAAGGATGCTTTGGTGGTTCAAGAATATTAAGCAAATTGTTTGGTCCCAATCTCAGTCAg AAGCCTCTGCTTTCAGCTTCTGAAGAGTTTCCAGTTTATGAGaggaaatttaaactttaa
- the LOC105773659 gene encoding metacaspase-1 isoform X2: MAIKIVCLRCRQKLTAPAYAEKITCPQCGELNPIIKKPSPATSREQGKIIPPLIGKSMEKLRKLLLGNTQRLSGSSGSSSSPPSKLCALDHSGNQLPAKKRAVLCGVSYKKWKHKLKGTINDVMNMKTLLTQTYGFLERNILVLTEEESDTRLIPTKANIENCLKWLVNGCQKGDSLVFYYSGHGLRQPDFNQDELDGFDETICPVDFLREGMIVDNDIYATIVKPLSEGVTLHAIVDACHSGTILDLEHVYEIRDKGKWIDNRPPSGVRKKTSGGIAYSISACEDNQAAADTSALNPNTMNGAMTYILLDVVRGNPDITYGDLLDQIETRIEDANQQGCFGGSRILSKLFGPNLSQKPLLSASEEFPVYERKFKL, translated from the exons ATGGCAATCAAAATCGTGTGCCTCCGTTGCCGGCAAAAGCTAACGGCGCCGGCCTATGCCGAGAAAATTACTTGCCCACAATGCGGCGAGCTCAATCCAATTATAAAGAAACCGTCGCCGGCGACTTCCCGAGAGCAGGGGAAGATAATTCCGCCGTTGATAGGCAAATCTATGGAGAAACTGAGGAAATTACTGCTCGGTAACACCCAGAGACTTTCGGGTTCATCGGGGTCATCATCCTCGCCGCCGTCCAAGCTTTGCGCTTTGGACCACTCCGGCAACCAACTGCCGGCGAAGAAACGAGCGGTGCTTTGTGGCGTGAGTTACAAGAAATGGAAGCATAAGCTTAAAGGGACCATTAACGATGTGATGAACATGAAAACTTTATTGACTCAAACGTACGGATTTCTAGAGCGAAATATTTTAGTGCTCACAg AGGAAGAATCAGACACTCGACTGATTCCAACGAAGGCTAACATCGAGAACTGCTTGAAATGGCTGGTGAACGGTTGTCAGAAGGGAGATTCATTGGTTTTCTATTACTCCGGTCACGGGTTACGACAACCTGATTTCAACCAAGATGAACTTGATGGGTTCGACGAAACCATTTGCCCTGTTGATTTCCTTAGAGAAGGAATGATTGTCGACAATGACATTTACGCCACCATTGTTAAGCCATTATCGGAAGGTGTTACGCTTCACGCCATTGTTGATGCTTGCCATAGCGGAACCATTCTTGATCTAGAGCATGTCTATGAAATTAGAGACAA GGGAAAATGGATTGATAATCGTCCTCCATCAGGCGTGAGAAAAAAAACAAGTGGTGGCATAGCGTATTCTATAAGTGCTTGCGAAGATAATCAAGCTGCTGCGGATACATCT GCTTTAAATCCAAATACAATGAATGGAGCAATGACATATATTTTACTAGATGTTGTGAGAGGCAACCCAGATATAACATATGGAGACCTACTTGACCAAATTGAGACGAGAATTGAAGATGCCAACCAACAAGGATGCTTTGGTGGTTCAAGAATATTAAGCAAATTGTTTGGTCCCAATCTCAGTCAg AAGCCTCTGCTTTCAGCTTCTGAAGAGTTTCCAGTTTACGAGaggaaatttaaactttaa
- the LOC105773665 gene encoding metacaspase-3 has protein sequence MARRERCSGCGSNMLVSPEARVVRCSQCHTLTNLVPINARPGRTRYNGLPRMHENPYGNGPSPQHPQYPQPRPSLSPVPIYGRKRALLCGVNYHGKSYKLKGSINDVKSMKYLLVETLGFPNDSILMLTENEREPSKIPTKQNIRKALKWLVYGCQPGDSLVFHFSGHGTRQKDYNHDEVDGFDEALCPLDHETEGNIIDDEINDTIVKPLTRGTTLHAIIDACYSGTVLDLPFVCRMNKEGRYAWEDQRNPLFNKRTSGGLAFCFSACDDHQTSADTTAFTGTNVRTGAMTYSFVQAIQNERRLTYGHLLNAMRYTIGDVSKAHGASQEPQLTSSDKFDIYSKPVVL, from the exons ATGGCACGAAGAGAACGATGCAGCGGTTGTGGGAGTAACATGTTGGTTTCACCCGAGGCACGAGTCGTTCGTTGTTCCCAGTGCCACACCCTTACCAACCTTGTCCCAATCAATGCTCGACCAGGCCGAACCAG GTATAATGGGCTGCCGAGAATGCATGAAAACCCATACGGGAACGGCCCAAGTCCGCAACATCCACAATATCCACAACCGCGACCATCCTTATCTCCAGTTCCGATTTACGGGAGAAAACGAGCACTTCTTTGTGGTGTGAATTACCATGGAAAGAGTTATAAACTCAAAGGAAGTATCAATGATGTCAAGAGTATGAAGTACCTTCTTGTGGAGACATTAGGATTTCCCAATGATTCCATTTTAATGCTCACAG AAAATGAAAGGGAGCCTTCAAAGATCCCGACAAAACAGAATATCCGAAAGGCTTTGAAATGGCTGGTCTATGGATGCCAACCGGGGGACTCGTTGGTGTTCCATTTCTCTGGTCACGGCACTCGACAAAAAGATTACAACCATGACGAAGTCGACGGATTTGATGAAGCATTGTGCCCTCTTGATCACGAAACCGAAGGGAACATAATCGACGACGAAATCAACGACACCATCGTAAAACCGTTGACTCGAGGAACCACACTGCACGCGATCATCGATGCCTGCTACAGTGGAACAGTCCTCGATCTCCCTTTCGTTTGCAGGATGAAcaa GGAAGGGCGTTATGCGTGGGAAGATCAAAGAAATCCCTTATTTAACAAGCGTACAAGTGGAGGATTAGCCTTTTGTTTTAGTGCTTGTGATGATCATCAAACCTCTGCTGATACCACT GCTTTCACAGGAACCAATGTGAGAACCGGCGCGATGACATATAGCTTCGTACAAGCGATTCAAAATGAACGGAGGTTGACTTATGGGCATTTGCTTAATGCGATGCGTTACACGATTGGTGATGTTAGCAAAGCTCATGGAGCATCACAG GAGCCACAATTAACTTCATCAGATAAATTTGATATCTACTCTAAGCCAGTTGTGCTCTAG